One Sporichthya brevicatena genomic region harbors:
- a CDS encoding acyl-CoA dehydrogenase family protein: MRNPLDDPNRPVYDSDHRLFRDSVRTFLKRSVVPFDEEWESKGIIDRSFYTAAGEAGLLLFGTPTEFGGAGTNDFRLNAILGEEAARAGMSSAGLSLALQNDVVGAYMLELTNAEQQQRWLPGLTSGELVGAIAMSEPGTGSDLAGITTRARREGDHYVLDGAKTFISSGQNADLVIVVARTGDHPHRGLSLLVVERGTPGFERGRNLDKIGLHGQDTSELFFSEARVPVANLLGNEGEAFSYLVKNLPQERLSLACTALGAAGGVLSSTYDYVTNRKAFGQKIGSFQNSRFVFAELVTELTIARTFLDDCVRLHVAGELSAEQAAMAKYWVTELQVRTADRCLQLHGGYGYMREYPVSRAFVDARVQTIYGGTNEIMREIIGRSLGL; the protein is encoded by the coding sequence ATGCGCAACCCGCTCGACGACCCGAACCGGCCGGTCTACGACTCCGACCACCGGCTCTTCCGCGACAGCGTCCGGACCTTCCTCAAGCGCTCCGTCGTCCCCTTCGACGAGGAGTGGGAGAGCAAGGGGATCATCGACCGCTCGTTCTACACGGCCGCGGGCGAGGCCGGGCTGCTGCTGTTCGGGACGCCGACCGAGTTCGGTGGCGCCGGGACGAACGACTTCCGTCTCAACGCCATCCTCGGCGAGGAGGCCGCGCGCGCCGGGATGTCGAGCGCGGGGCTGAGCCTCGCGCTGCAGAACGACGTCGTCGGCGCCTACATGCTCGAGCTGACCAACGCCGAGCAGCAGCAGCGCTGGCTGCCGGGCCTGACCTCGGGTGAGCTGGTCGGCGCGATCGCGATGTCCGAGCCGGGCACCGGCAGCGACCTCGCCGGCATCACGACCCGCGCCCGGCGCGAGGGTGACCACTACGTCCTCGACGGTGCGAAGACCTTCATCTCCAGCGGGCAGAACGCCGACCTGGTGATCGTGGTGGCCCGGACCGGCGACCACCCCCACCGCGGGCTCTCGTTGCTGGTCGTCGAGCGCGGGACGCCGGGCTTCGAGCGCGGCCGCAACCTCGACAAGATCGGCCTGCACGGCCAGGACACCAGCGAGCTGTTCTTCTCCGAGGCCCGCGTCCCGGTCGCGAACCTGCTGGGCAACGAGGGGGAGGCCTTCTCCTACCTGGTCAAGAACCTGCCGCAGGAGCGCCTGTCGCTGGCCTGCACGGCGCTCGGAGCGGCCGGTGGCGTGCTGTCGTCCACCTACGACTACGTCACCAACCGCAAGGCGTTCGGGCAGAAGATCGGCAGCTTCCAGAACAGCCGGTTCGTCTTCGCCGAACTGGTCACCGAGCTGACCATCGCCCGCACGTTCCTCGACGACTGCGTCCGGCTGCATGTGGCGGGCGAGCTCTCGGCCGAGCAAGCGGCAATGGCAAAGTACTGGGTCACCGAGCTGCAGGTCCGGACTGCCGACCGCTGCCTGCAGCTGCACGGGGGCTACGGGTACATGCGCGAGTACCCGGTCAGCCGTGCGTTCGTGGACGCCCGCGTCCAGACGATCTACGGCGGGACGAACGAAATCATGCGCGAGATCATCGGCCGCTCGCTGGGCCTGTGA
- a CDS encoding nuclear transport factor 2 family protein, producing the protein MTVTTPQTGAQTGAQSDAAFLADFADRWLAAWNSHDTERVLELLSDDIRWDDRTFWPEVIEGKEGVRAYTEKIWEAMPDVQFAEIERFFAPDARRGIVLFRQTGSGPAKLNPERTFDAHGCDIFLEFHGDQLGSYLSAYDIVPMLQQLGGLPPREGKLGGAYLMSLARGARGSGA; encoded by the coding sequence ATGACCGTGACGACGCCTCAGACCGGCGCGCAGACCGGCGCGCAGAGCGACGCGGCGTTCCTCGCCGACTTCGCGGACCGCTGGCTCGCCGCCTGGAACTCGCACGACACCGAGCGGGTGCTCGAGCTGCTCTCGGACGACATCCGCTGGGACGACCGCACCTTCTGGCCCGAGGTCATCGAGGGCAAGGAGGGCGTGCGCGCGTACACGGAGAAGATCTGGGAGGCGATGCCCGACGTGCAGTTCGCCGAGATCGAGCGCTTCTTCGCCCCCGACGCCCGCCGCGGCATCGTGCTCTTCCGTCAAACCGGCTCCGGGCCGGCGAAGCTGAACCCCGAGCGCACGTTCGACGCGCACGGGTGCGACATCTTCCTCGAGTTCCACGGGGACCAGCTGGGTTCGTACCTGTCCGCCTACGACATCGTCCCGATGCTGCAGCAGCTCGGCGGCCTCCCGCCGCGCGAGGGCAAGCTCGGTGGCGCGTACCTGATGAGCCTCGCCCGGGGCGCGCGCGGGAGTGGTGCCTGA
- a CDS encoding SCP2 sterol-binding domain-containing protein encodes MPGFASADEMHRYIGSVFEDALADPDLGDKMAATGLVLRVHCTEPECDLIIDLPNKKVIAGTDGPAPDATMSMSTETANAYWQGKVNLPFAMARGKVKVEGQLTKLLQLAPLTRKLFPGYVERLKVDGREDLVVS; translated from the coding sequence ATGCCTGGATTCGCCAGCGCCGATGAGATGCACCGCTACATCGGCAGCGTGTTCGAGGACGCCTTGGCCGACCCCGACCTCGGGGACAAGATGGCCGCGACCGGCCTGGTGCTGCGCGTGCACTGCACCGAGCCCGAGTGCGACCTGATCATCGATCTGCCGAACAAGAAGGTGATCGCCGGCACCGACGGGCCCGCCCCGGACGCGACGATGTCGATGAGCACCGAGACCGCCAACGCGTACTGGCAGGGCAAGGTCAACCTGCCCTTCGCCATGGCGCGCGGCAAGGTCAAGGTCGAGGGCCAGCTGACCAAGCTGCTCCAGCTCGCCCCCCTGACCCGCAAGCTCTTCCCCGGCTACGTCGAGCGCCTCAAGGTCGACGGACGCGAGGACCTCGTTGTCAGCTGA
- a CDS encoding cytochrome P450 encodes MPTTRTDYDPLDVSTLAFWAQSADDREKVFAELRRSRPVSWQAPVQSMLMPDPDDPGFWAITRHADIRRISRDHEVFSSSAEEYGGVMLDLMPPDVLEATSSILMMDNPRHGLIRRLISSAFTPRRIALIEDQIARQAKQIVDDLLAGPGEVDFVRAVASRLPMWTVSEMVGIDPEIREEVTKAANELVGWNDDEQIDVDGDNLMVMLNAMGVLHNAAFDLCERRRAQPEDDLISALLAAEVDGKKLTDEDIAAFFCLISVAGNDTTRQTTSFAMKALCDFPDQREILVADFDNVIGTAVDEFVRWTSPVMTFRRNARVDTEVGGQQILAGDKVVLLYPSGNRDESVFADPYAFDVTRKDNDHVGFGGGGVHYCLGAHVAKVQLRSIFRELLFRVPDLQVGEPEYLVSNFIHGIKRMPATFTPA; translated from the coding sequence GTGCCGACCACGCGCACCGACTACGACCCGCTGGACGTCTCGACGCTCGCGTTCTGGGCGCAGAGTGCTGACGACCGGGAGAAGGTCTTCGCCGAGCTGCGACGCAGTCGGCCGGTGTCCTGGCAGGCCCCGGTGCAGTCGATGCTGATGCCGGACCCGGACGACCCGGGGTTCTGGGCGATCACACGGCACGCGGACATCCGCCGGATCAGCCGGGACCACGAGGTGTTCTCCTCCTCGGCCGAGGAGTACGGCGGCGTCATGCTCGACCTGATGCCGCCGGACGTGCTGGAGGCGACCTCGTCGATCCTGATGATGGACAACCCGCGGCACGGGTTGATCCGTCGGCTGATCTCCTCGGCGTTCACGCCGCGGCGGATCGCGCTGATCGAGGATCAGATCGCGCGGCAGGCCAAGCAGATCGTGGACGACCTGCTGGCCGGGCCGGGTGAGGTCGACTTCGTGCGCGCGGTGGCCTCGCGGCTGCCGATGTGGACGGTCTCGGAGATGGTCGGCATCGACCCGGAGATCCGCGAGGAGGTCACGAAGGCTGCGAACGAGCTGGTCGGCTGGAACGACGACGAGCAGATCGACGTCGACGGCGACAACCTGATGGTGATGCTCAACGCGATGGGCGTGCTGCACAACGCCGCGTTCGACCTGTGTGAGCGGCGCCGGGCGCAGCCCGAGGACGACCTGATCTCGGCGCTGCTCGCGGCCGAGGTCGACGGCAAGAAGCTGACCGATGAGGACATCGCCGCGTTCTTCTGCCTGATCAGCGTGGCCGGCAACGACACCACCCGCCAGACCACCTCGTTCGCGATGAAGGCGCTGTGCGACTTCCCCGACCAGCGCGAGATCCTCGTCGCCGACTTCGACAACGTCATCGGTACCGCGGTGGACGAGTTCGTGCGCTGGACCTCCCCGGTGATGACTTTCCGCCGCAACGCGCGGGTGGACACCGAGGTCGGCGGTCAGCAGATCCTGGCCGGGGACAAGGTCGTGCTGCTCTACCCGTCGGGGAACCGGGACGAGTCGGTGTTCGCCGACCCGTATGCCTTCGACGTCACGCGCAAGGACAACGACCACGTCGGCTTCGGTGGGGGTGGGGTGCACTACTGCCTGGGCGCGCACGTGGCGAAGGTGCAGCTGCGCTCGATCTTCCGGGAGCTGCTCTTCCGGGTGCCCGACCTGCAGGTGGGGGAGCCGGAGTACCTGGTCTCGAACTTCATCCACGGCATCAAGCGGATGCCCGCCACCTTCACCCCGGCCTGA
- a CDS encoding enoyl-CoA hydratase/isomerase family protein translates to MSPMTYKYMNVSVENGVGILQLNHPEKRNALGWELHEDICTQLAAWAYDDEVAAVLFIGNEDYFCSGWALDVLQGTGTAQTGSDERTRFVELATKLMVAIYDYRKPTVAAVAGVAPGYGLDVANMCDVTIASENAAFGSTQVKYAMNGFYHALERKVGAQNARRLYFTGDPIPAAEALRIGLVSEVVPVGTLRENALRVAKQIAEAGPELLTVLKEVALRAGHMDPVGALNYELRVTADLVSRDLFTRRIEDGLARLRAGQSKATERLAR, encoded by the coding sequence ATGAGTCCGATGACCTACAAGTACATGAACGTCTCGGTCGAGAACGGCGTCGGCATCCTCCAGCTGAACCACCCCGAGAAGCGCAACGCGCTCGGGTGGGAGCTTCACGAGGACATCTGCACCCAGCTCGCCGCGTGGGCGTACGACGACGAGGTCGCCGCCGTCCTGTTCATCGGCAACGAGGACTACTTCTGCTCCGGTTGGGCGCTGGACGTCCTGCAGGGCACGGGCACCGCGCAGACCGGCAGTGACGAGCGCACCCGGTTCGTCGAGCTCGCCACGAAGTTGATGGTCGCGATCTACGACTACCGCAAGCCGACGGTGGCCGCGGTCGCCGGCGTCGCGCCCGGCTACGGCCTGGACGTCGCCAACATGTGCGACGTGACGATCGCGTCGGAGAACGCGGCGTTCGGCTCGACGCAGGTGAAGTACGCGATGAACGGCTTCTACCACGCGCTCGAGCGCAAGGTCGGCGCGCAGAACGCCCGGCGCCTGTACTTCACCGGCGACCCGATTCCCGCCGCCGAGGCGCTGCGCATCGGTCTGGTGAGCGAGGTCGTCCCCGTCGGCACCCTGCGCGAGAACGCCCTGCGCGTCGCGAAGCAGATCGCCGAGGCCGGCCCCGAGCTGCTCACCGTGCTCAAGGAGGTCGCGCTGCGGGCCGGGCACATGGACCCGGTCGGGGCGCTCAACTACGAGCTCCGCGTGACGGCCGACCTGGTCAGCCGCGACCTGTTCACCCGGCGCATCGAGGACGGCCTGGCCCGCCTGCGCGCCGGCCAGAGCAAGGCCACCGAGCGACTCGCGCGCTGA
- a CDS encoding enoyl-CoA hydratase/isomerase family protein — protein sequence MSSVSTTVADGVGTITFTRPERRNALSLELLGQLSDALDAWKTDDSVAAVVITGGEDVFCAGLDLDLQSGFTDETRAAYSAACLRAYGTLLDYCKPTIAAVGGPALGGGLDIAVFCDIRVGADNGMFGYAQIKFGLTPYFSPLWRIVGLSQAKLLTFSGDRIDPQEALRIGLIDRLVPAGTVVKSATELARSIAETTTASAMNNKEMALRSPAMDPISALTYETLAYKEVIRHPEVNERIQQAFSKISSRAKKA from the coding sequence ATGTCGAGCGTGAGCACCACGGTGGCCGACGGGGTCGGCACCATCACCTTCACCCGCCCCGAGCGTCGCAACGCCCTCAGTCTCGAGCTGCTCGGCCAGCTGTCGGACGCCCTGGACGCCTGGAAGACCGACGACTCCGTCGCGGCGGTCGTGATCACCGGCGGCGAGGACGTGTTCTGCGCCGGACTCGACCTCGACCTGCAGTCGGGCTTCACCGACGAGACCCGGGCGGCCTACTCCGCCGCCTGCCTGCGCGCCTACGGCACGCTGCTCGACTACTGCAAGCCGACCATCGCGGCCGTCGGTGGCCCGGCGCTCGGTGGCGGCCTCGACATCGCGGTGTTCTGCGACATCCGCGTCGGCGCCGACAACGGCATGTTCGGCTACGCGCAGATCAAGTTCGGTCTCACGCCATACTTCTCGCCGCTGTGGCGCATCGTCGGCCTGTCCCAGGCGAAGCTGCTCACCTTCTCCGGTGACCGCATCGACCCGCAGGAGGCTCTGCGCATCGGCCTGATCGACCGGCTGGTGCCGGCCGGCACGGTCGTCAAGTCCGCAACCGAGCTCGCCCGCTCGATCGCCGAGACGACGACCGCGTCCGCCATGAACAACAAGGAGATGGCGCTGCGCTCCCCGGCGATGGACCCGATCTCGGCGCTGACCTACGAGACGTTGGCCTACAAGGAGGTCATCCGTCACCCCGAGGTCAACGAGCGCATCCAGCAGGCGTTCTCGAAGATCAGCTCCCGCGCGAAGAAGGCATGA
- a CDS encoding TetR/AcrR family transcriptional regulator, with amino-acid sequence MAKAAPVVARRGRPPRSDAPDGRARLIAAARDVFGAQGYGSTTVQDLVKAAGVNPPTLYHHFDGKAGLFVAAAEDTYAPVLTRFQEAVAGQSEFGPALEALLSAAVTLMDTERALARMFMVIQFEYPRRPELRDSLRPLLRTYREFFDSLAALAPDSLAPTPRARIDLSRALVSVLTGLNNEALLLPNARDFAGLVRSTRALLGLPTED; translated from the coding sequence ATGGCGAAGGCGGCACCGGTCGTCGCCCGGCGGGGACGGCCGCCGCGGTCGGACGCTCCCGACGGTCGGGCCCGCCTGATCGCCGCCGCTCGTGACGTGTTCGGAGCCCAGGGCTACGGCAGCACCACGGTCCAGGACCTGGTCAAAGCCGCCGGCGTCAACCCCCCGACGCTCTACCACCACTTCGACGGCAAGGCCGGCCTGTTCGTCGCCGCGGCGGAGGACACCTACGCCCCCGTCCTCACCCGCTTTCAGGAGGCCGTCGCCGGGCAGTCCGAGTTCGGGCCGGCGCTCGAGGCGCTGCTGTCGGCGGCGGTCACGCTGATGGACACCGAGCGCGCCCTCGCGCGCATGTTCATGGTGATCCAGTTCGAGTACCCGCGCCGCCCCGAGCTTCGCGACAGCCTGCGGCCGCTGCTGCGGACCTACCGCGAGTTCTTCGACTCCCTGGCCGCACTCGCGCCCGACTCGCTCGCCCCCACCCCGCGCGCCCGCATCGACCTCAGCCGCGCCCTCGTCTCCGTCCTGACCGGGTTGAACAACGAAGCCCTGCTGCTCCCCAACGCCCGCGACTTCGCCGGGCTCGTCCGCTCGACCCGCGCACTGCTCGGCCTGCCGACCGAGGACTGA
- a CDS encoding class I adenylate-forming enzyme family protein: MERIGDLLTTAAQARPDAELFSFGDVRVTYAEFDEWVTAVASDLVCRGVQRGDRVLVQLPNCLEALVLQVAAFRIGAVNTPVIPIYREHEMRQILGDARPAVVAAAAALGPRRPTEELDGILAELDLTPAVRYVVGGVVEGWSAVPTRGSAVEAVPLPEPQDAEDTTLLLYTSGTTSAPKGVRLSSRALLAHLENFKVALSADENTVIVCGTPLSHLGGFVAGVVFPAYLGARSVILDAWRPDEAAQIIERERGTLMMGATVFLSDLVQRYEAGAGAEHRLSVYACAGATIPPAVIVRAESVGIQAMRAYGMTETAGVCAIAGPEHDVERRSEWDGRIVPGMAIQAVDEAREPLPPGEVGEFRIRGPQLLSGYTDPELTRSQIDDEGWFYPGDVGIVDQHGWVRVTGRTKDIINRGGEKLSALDIEAAVAGHPDVAAVAVTAVPDDRLGEAVGAWVVLREGATWSGPEPILAHLETTRLAKQKFPTEWHVVPALPLTATGKVRKQELQRT; encoded by the coding sequence ATGGAACGGATCGGCGACCTGTTGACCACGGCCGCGCAGGCGCGGCCCGACGCGGAGCTGTTCAGCTTCGGGGACGTCCGCGTCACGTACGCGGAGTTCGACGAGTGGGTCACCGCGGTGGCATCCGACCTCGTGTGTCGCGGTGTGCAGCGCGGGGACCGGGTGCTGGTCCAGCTGCCGAACTGCCTGGAGGCGCTCGTCCTGCAGGTCGCTGCGTTCCGGATCGGCGCCGTGAACACCCCGGTCATCCCGATCTACCGCGAGCACGAGATGCGCCAGATCCTCGGTGACGCCCGTCCTGCGGTCGTCGCGGCCGCCGCGGCGCTGGGGCCGCGCCGGCCGACCGAGGAACTCGACGGCATCCTCGCCGAGCTCGACCTGACACCCGCCGTCCGGTACGTCGTCGGCGGCGTCGTCGAGGGCTGGTCCGCCGTCCCGACCCGGGGGAGTGCGGTCGAGGCGGTCCCGCTGCCCGAACCGCAGGACGCCGAGGACACGACGCTGCTGCTCTACACCTCCGGCACCACCTCGGCCCCGAAGGGCGTGCGGCTCTCCAGTCGGGCGCTGCTGGCGCACCTGGAGAACTTCAAGGTCGCGCTGAGCGCGGACGAGAACACGGTGATCGTCTGCGGCACCCCGCTGTCCCACCTCGGCGGTTTCGTCGCCGGCGTCGTTTTCCCGGCGTACCTCGGTGCGCGGTCGGTCATCCTCGACGCTTGGCGGCCCGACGAGGCGGCTCAGATCATCGAGCGCGAGCGCGGGACGCTGATGATGGGCGCGACGGTGTTCCTCTCCGACCTCGTCCAGCGGTACGAGGCCGGCGCCGGGGCCGAGCACCGGCTGTCGGTCTACGCCTGCGCGGGTGCGACCATCCCGCCCGCGGTGATCGTTCGTGCCGAGTCCGTCGGCATCCAGGCGATGCGCGCCTACGGAATGACCGAGACCGCCGGTGTGTGTGCGATCGCCGGCCCGGAGCATGACGTCGAGCGCCGCTCGGAGTGGGACGGTCGGATCGTCCCGGGCATGGCGATCCAGGCCGTCGACGAGGCGCGCGAGCCGCTCCCGCCCGGCGAGGTGGGGGAGTTCCGCATCCGCGGGCCGCAGCTGCTGTCCGGTTACACCGACCCCGAACTGACGCGCAGCCAGATAGATGACGAGGGCTGGTTCTACCCCGGCGACGTCGGGATCGTCGACCAGCACGGCTGGGTCCGCGTGACGGGGCGGACGAAGGACATCATCAACCGCGGCGGCGAGAAGCTCTCGGCCCTCGACATCGAGGCCGCGGTCGCCGGCCACCCGGACGTCGCTGCCGTCGCGGTCACCGCGGTGCCCGACGACCGACTCGGTGAGGCGGTGGGCGCCTGGGTGGTGCTGCGCGAGGGAGCGACCTGGTCCGGTCCGGAGCCGATCCTCGCCCACCTGGAGACCACCCGGTTGGCGAAGCAGAAGTTCCCGACCGAGTGGCACGTCGTCCCTGCGCTCCCGCTGACCGCGACCGGCAAGGTCCGCAAGCAGGAGCTCCAGCGAACGTGA
- a CDS encoding flavin-containing monooxygenase: protein MPTTPTVAVIGAGISGLTAGKILRDYGVDYTCFESSDRIGGNWAFGNPNGHSSAYRSLHIDTSKSLLSFADFPIPADYPDFPHHSDIKNYLEAYAEAFDLKARIRFRTRVEHAQRLDGGGWSLRTGDGETSQFDVLVVANGHHWDPRYPDFPGEFGGETIHSHHYIDPRTPLDLYGKRILVVGIGNSAADIASELSQKSYDNQVTLSTRSGAWIIPRYILGRPADVLARTKPYLPLSWQRLVLRKAPLLISGRPERFGLPRPNHHFLEAHPTMSNDLLLRLGSGDLVAKPDVRRLDGEEVEFVDGTRSTFDVIIYATGYNITFPFLDPEFLSAPDNKIRLYKRMFVPGIDDLVLIGFAQAVPTLFPFVECQSRVLGAYVAGFYRPPDPAEMERVIDADNARFTGHVTDRPRHTQQLDYFVYEHDARTKELPAGAARVAAQGPVPLAGRVRTAATSRG from the coding sequence GTGCCCACCACCCCGACCGTGGCCGTCATCGGCGCCGGGATCAGCGGCCTGACCGCCGGCAAGATCCTGCGCGACTACGGCGTCGACTACACGTGTTTCGAGTCGTCCGACCGGATCGGCGGCAACTGGGCTTTCGGCAACCCGAACGGGCACTCCAGCGCCTACCGGTCGCTGCACATCGACACGTCGAAGAGCCTGCTGTCGTTCGCCGACTTCCCGATCCCGGCGGACTACCCGGACTTCCCGCACCACTCGGACATCAAGAACTACCTGGAGGCCTACGCCGAGGCGTTCGACCTCAAGGCGCGGATCCGGTTCCGCACCCGGGTCGAGCACGCGCAGCGCCTCGACGGCGGCGGGTGGTCGCTGCGGACCGGGGACGGCGAAACCTCGCAATTCGACGTTCTCGTCGTCGCGAACGGGCACCACTGGGACCCGCGGTACCCCGACTTCCCCGGCGAGTTCGGCGGCGAGACCATCCATTCACACCACTACATCGACCCCCGCACGCCGCTCGACCTGTACGGCAAACGAATCCTCGTGGTCGGCATCGGCAACTCGGCGGCTGACATCGCGAGCGAGCTATCGCAGAAGAGCTACGACAACCAGGTCACGCTCTCGACCCGCTCGGGCGCGTGGATCATTCCGCGCTACATCCTCGGCCGGCCCGCGGACGTGCTCGCCCGCACGAAGCCGTATCTCCCGCTGTCGTGGCAGCGCCTCGTTCTGCGCAAGGCGCCGCTGCTGATCTCCGGCCGTCCCGAACGCTTCGGCCTGCCGCGGCCGAACCATCACTTCCTCGAAGCGCACCCGACAATGTCGAACGACCTGCTGCTCCGGCTCGGGTCCGGTGACCTCGTCGCGAAGCCGGACGTGCGCCGACTCGACGGCGAAGAGGTCGAGTTCGTCGACGGAACGCGCTCCACGTTCGACGTCATCATCTACGCGACCGGCTACAACATCACGTTCCCGTTCCTCGACCCCGAGTTCCTCTCGGCGCCGGACAACAAGATCCGGCTGTACAAGCGGATGTTCGTCCCGGGGATCGACGACCTCGTCCTTATCGGGTTCGCACAGGCGGTGCCGACGTTGTTTCCGTTCGTCGAGTGCCAGTCGCGGGTCCTCGGCGCCTACGTCGCCGGGTTCTACCGGCCACCGGACCCCGCCGAGATGGAGCGGGTGATCGACGCCGACAACGCCCGCTTCACCGGGCACGTCACCGATCGGCCGCGGCACACCCAGCAGCTCGACTACTTCGTCTACGAGCACGACGCGCGGACCAAGGAACTGCCCGCGGGGGCGGCGCGGGTGGCCGCGCAGGGTCCGGTGCCGTTGGCCGGGCGCGTCCGCACGGCGGCGACGTCGCGTGGGTGA
- a CDS encoding TetR/AcrR family transcriptional regulator — protein sequence MGEVTRLPRASERRRPTAADDKRRAILAAVEELLQERPLQDISVSDIAAKAGVGRSGFYFYFASKGAAVSALLGEVFDLIVSGADALLGELRSSRAPADVVRSVLEWTWRSWQSHQVLILAMLDARGLDAGVREQWDAWNDRFAVPVVAAILAGETKRAGRTEAEVHEIVLALIGANERAFERLSRSGANSAQIDRTLTALTTLWSAGLIPSRGRT from the coding sequence GTGGGTGAGGTGACCCGCCTGCCGCGGGCGTCCGAGCGGCGGCGACCCACCGCCGCGGACGACAAGCGGCGGGCGATCCTCGCCGCCGTCGAGGAACTGTTGCAGGAGCGGCCACTGCAGGACATCAGCGTCAGCGACATCGCCGCGAAGGCGGGCGTCGGGCGGTCGGGCTTCTACTTCTACTTCGCGAGCAAGGGCGCCGCGGTGTCGGCGCTCCTCGGCGAGGTTTTCGACCTCATCGTCTCCGGGGCCGACGCGCTGCTCGGCGAACTGCGGTCCTCCCGGGCGCCCGCCGACGTCGTCCGCTCGGTGCTGGAGTGGACGTGGCGTTCGTGGCAGTCGCACCAGGTGCTGATTCTCGCGATGCTCGACGCGCGCGGTCTCGACGCCGGCGTCCGCGAACAGTGGGACGCGTGGAACGACCGCTTCGCCGTTCCCGTCGTCGCCGCGATCCTGGCCGGGGAGACCAAGCGCGCGGGCCGGACCGAGGCCGAGGTGCATGAGATCGTGCTCGCCCTGATCGGGGCCAACGAGCGCGCGTTCGAGCGTCTGAGCCGCAGCGGCGCGAACTCCGCACAGATCGATCGCACCCTGACCGCGCTCACCACGCTCTGGTCCGCCGGGCTGATTCCTTCGAGGGGCAGGACATGA